Proteins encoded together in one Desulfovibrio aminophilus DSM 12254 window:
- the serB gene encoding phosphoserine phosphatase SerB yields the protein MSEIILIHVTGEDRPGITASLTGVLAEYGVEILDVGQIVIHNFMTLGILIHIPAQAESAPILKDVLFKAHELGVELKLHPLSPRRYEAWVRTQGKARHIVTLIARRVNAAQIERISKALADDGLNIDRITRLSGRIPLSGGKAPRMSCVEFSVRGTPHDPVGLRRKFVDAAQELGVDIALQEDNVFRRNRRLVAFDMDSTLVRAEVIDELAKRAGVGHKVAAITERAMRGELDFKESLRARLALLKGLPESVLAEVAETLPLTEGAQRLVATLKRVGYKTAILSGGFTYFGEKLAEKLGIDHVFANELEIKDGALTGKVVGSIVDGAKKAQLLKRIAKKEKISLQQVIAVGDGANDLPMLGLAGLGIAFHAKPKVKQGARQSISTLGLDSILFLIGFREREAVREEA from the coding sequence ATGAGTGAAATCATCCTCATCCACGTCACCGGCGAGGACCGGCCCGGCATCACCGCCTCCCTGACCGGAGTGCTGGCGGAATACGGCGTGGAGATCCTGGACGTGGGCCAGATCGTCATCCACAATTTCATGACCCTGGGCATCCTGATCCACATCCCGGCCCAGGCCGAGAGCGCGCCGATCCTCAAGGACGTGCTCTTCAAGGCCCATGAGCTGGGGGTCGAACTCAAGCTCCATCCGCTGTCGCCGCGGCGCTACGAGGCCTGGGTGCGCACCCAGGGCAAGGCCCGGCACATCGTGACCCTCATCGCCCGGCGGGTGAACGCGGCCCAGATCGAGCGCATCAGCAAGGCCCTGGCCGACGACGGCCTGAACATCGACCGCATCACCCGCCTTTCGGGACGCATCCCGCTTTCCGGCGGCAAGGCCCCGCGCATGTCCTGCGTGGAGTTCTCGGTGCGCGGCACGCCCCACGACCCGGTCGGGCTGCGGCGCAAGTTCGTGGACGCGGCCCAGGAACTGGGCGTGGACATCGCCCTGCAGGAGGACAACGTCTTCCGCCGCAACCGTCGGTTGGTGGCCTTCGACATGGACTCCACCCTGGTCCGGGCGGAGGTCATCGACGAACTGGCCAAGCGTGCCGGGGTGGGCCACAAGGTGGCGGCCATCACCGAGCGGGCCATGCGCGGCGAACTGGACTTCAAGGAGAGCCTGCGGGCCCGGCTGGCGCTGCTCAAGGGCCTGCCCGAATCCGTGCTGGCCGAGGTCGCCGAGACCCTGCCGCTCACCGAGGGCGCGCAGCGGCTCGTGGCCACGCTCAAGCGCGTGGGCTACAAGACCGCCATCCTCTCCGGCGGCTTCACCTATTTCGGCGAGAAGCTGGCCGAGAAGCTCGGCATCGACCACGTCTTCGCCAACGAGCTGGAGATCAAGGACGGCGCGCTCACCGGCAAGGTGGTCGGGTCCATCGTGGACGGGGCCAAGAAGGCCCAGCTGCTCAAGCGCATCGCCAAGAAGGAGAAGATCAGCCTGCAGCAGGTGATCGCCGTGGGCGACGGGGCCAACGACCTGCCCATGCTCGGGCTGGCGGGCCTGGGCATCGCCTTCCACGCCAAGCCCAAGGTCAAGCAGGGCGCGCGGCAATCCATCTCGACCCTGGGCCTGGACTCGATCCTGTTCCTCATCGGTTTCCGCGAGCGCGAGGCCGTGCGCGAGGAGGCCTGA
- a CDS encoding YMGG-like glycine zipper-containing protein — protein MRKGILLMVLILALVAGGCANKAQTGAAGGALGGAAIGALLSGNKVQGAAIGAGVGMLLGYIVGNEWDKSDNQKLNHTLENQPSGQTSSWKNPDTGRYYAATPEPAYTGADNRTYRDVYIETTDADGKPQKVKAKAYRNPDGTWQMVQ, from the coding sequence ATGAGGAAAGGCATTCTCCTGATGGTCCTGATCCTGGCCCTGGTGGCGGGCGGCTGCGCCAACAAGGCCCAGACCGGCGCGGCCGGCGGCGCCCTCGGCGGCGCGGCCATCGGCGCGCTGCTTTCCGGCAACAAGGTCCAGGGCGCGGCCATCGGCGCGGGCGTCGGCATGCTGCTCGGCTACATCGTGGGCAACGAGTGGGACAAGTCCGACAACCAGAAGCTGAACCACACCCTGGAAAACCAGCCCTCGGGCCAGACCAGCAGCTGGAAGAACCCGGACACCGGCCGCTACTACGCCGCCACCCCGGAACCGGCCTACACCGGCGCGGACAACCGCACCTACCGCGACGTCTACATCGAGACCACGGACGCCGACGGCAAGCCGCAGAAGGTCAAGGCCAAGGCCTACCGCAACCCGGACGGCACCTGGCAGATGGTCCAGTAG
- a CDS encoding carbamoyltransferase family protein — MNASGPILGVSAYYHDSAAVLLDANGRILAAAQEERFTRRKHDPDFPARAAAWCLRETGLSMSDLAAVAFYDKPYLKFERLLETYHAFAPKGLSSFLSAIPVWIKEKLFMRRMLGEEMEKLGLEKGRNGPRMLFPEHHLSHAASAFYPSPFESAAILTVDGVGEWATTTIGRGAGKEISILRELHFPHSPGLLYSAFTAYCGFKVNSGEYKLMGLAPYGDPDSERTRKFRESILSDLLDLRPDGSLLLNMDYFNYATGLTMCVNDRWRALFGLPPRPAESEIGQEYMDLALAIQQVTEEIVFRLADTARALTGEENLVMAGGVALNCVANGKLLRRGPFRDIWIQPAAGDAGGALGAALAARHIWLDAERVPESRDSMRGASLGPEYGRDETVRVARRFKAPFREFTDFGALCSEVARLLSEGKAVGWFQGRMEYGPRALGNRSILGDPRRPEMQKKLNLKIKYREGFRPFAPSVLEEEAASWFELDRPSPYMLLVAPLAAARRKELPGNYASLPLWERLYVERSDLPAITHVDMSARIQTVSRETNPRYWALLDAMRREQGCPVVVNTSFNVRGEPIVRTPLDAYTCFMRTEMDHLVVGDVIFDKADQPAWNEEGDWRERFELD; from the coding sequence ATGAACGCGTCCGGGCCCATCCTGGGCGTCTCCGCCTACTACCACGACTCGGCGGCCGTGCTGCTGGACGCCAACGGCCGCATCCTGGCCGCCGCCCAGGAGGAACGCTTCACCCGCCGCAAGCACGACCCGGACTTCCCGGCCCGGGCCGCGGCCTGGTGCCTGCGCGAGACAGGGCTGTCCATGAGCGACCTGGCGGCGGTGGCCTTCTACGACAAGCCCTACCTCAAGTTCGAACGCCTGCTGGAGACGTACCACGCCTTCGCGCCCAAGGGCCTGTCGAGCTTCCTCTCGGCCATTCCGGTCTGGATCAAGGAAAAGCTCTTCATGCGCCGGATGCTGGGCGAGGAAATGGAGAAACTCGGTCTGGAGAAGGGACGGAACGGCCCGCGAATGCTTTTTCCGGAGCACCATCTTTCCCACGCGGCCTCGGCCTTCTACCCCTCGCCCTTCGAAAGCGCGGCCATCCTCACCGTGGACGGGGTGGGCGAATGGGCCACCACGACCATCGGCCGGGGCGCGGGCAAGGAGATCTCCATCCTGCGCGAACTCCATTTCCCCCATTCCCCGGGCCTGCTCTACTCCGCCTTCACCGCCTACTGCGGCTTCAAGGTCAACTCCGGGGAATACAAGCTCATGGGTCTCGCGCCCTACGGCGATCCGGACTCCGAGCGCACCCGCAAGTTCCGGGAGTCGATCCTCTCCGACCTGCTCGATCTGCGGCCCGACGGCTCCCTGCTCCTGAACATGGACTATTTCAACTACGCCACCGGCCTGACCATGTGCGTGAACGACCGCTGGCGGGCCCTGTTCGGGCTGCCCCCGCGCCCGGCGGAGAGCGAAATCGGCCAGGAATACATGGACCTGGCCCTGGCCATCCAACAGGTCACGGAAGAAATCGTCTTTCGCCTGGCGGACACGGCCCGCGCGCTCACCGGCGAGGAGAACCTCGTCATGGCCGGAGGCGTGGCCCTGAACTGCGTGGCCAACGGCAAGCTGCTCCGGCGCGGGCCGTTCCGGGACATCTGGATCCAGCCGGCGGCGGGCGACGCGGGAGGAGCCCTGGGCGCGGCCCTGGCCGCCCGGCACATCTGGCTGGACGCGGAGCGCGTCCCCGAATCCCGCGATTCCATGCGCGGGGCCTCCCTGGGCCCGGAATACGGCCGCGACGAGACGGTGCGCGTGGCCCGGCGCTTCAAGGCCCCGTTCCGCGAGTTCACTGACTTCGGCGCGCTCTGCTCCGAGGTGGCCCGGCTCCTGTCCGAGGGCAAGGCCGTGGGCTGGTTCCAGGGCCGCATGGAATACGGCCCCAGGGCCCTGGGCAACCGAAGCATCCTGGGGGATCCACGGCGGCCGGAGATGCAGAAGAAGCTGAACCTCAAGATCAAGTACCGCGAAGGCTTCCGGCCCTTCGCGCCCTCGGTCCTGGAGGAGGAGGCCGCATCCTGGTTCGAGCTGGACCGGCCCTCGCCCTACATGCTCCTGGTGGCTCCGCTGGCGGCGGCGCGACGCAAGGAACTGCCCGGGAACTACGCCTCCCTGCCCCTCTGGGAACGTCTCTACGTGGAACGCTCGGACCTCCCGGCCATCACCCACGTGGACATGTCCGCGCGCATCCAGACCGTCTCGCGCGAGACCAACCCTCGCTACTGGGCCCTGCTGGACGCCATGCGCCGCGAACAGGGCTGCCCGGTGGTGGTGAACACGAGCTTCAACGTGCGCGGCGAGCCCATCGTGCGCACCCCCCTGGACGCCTACACCTGCTTCATGCGCACGGAGATGGACCACCTCGTGGTCGGAGACGTGATCTTCGACAAGGCCGACCAGCCCGCCTGGAACGAAGAGGGCGACTGGCGGGAGCGCTTCGAGCTGGATTGA
- a CDS encoding DUF5989 family protein has translation MDFLLDLWGFLKVRKKFWLAPTILTLLLFGALIVLSSGSAIAPFIYTLF, from the coding sequence ATGGATTTCCTTCTTGATCTCTGGGGCTTCCTGAAAGTCCGCAAGAAGTTCTGGCTGGCGCCCACCATCCTGACCCTGCTGCTGTTCGGCGCGCTCATCGTGCTCTCCTCGGGCTCGGCCATCGCGCCGTTCATCTACACCCTGTTCTAG
- a CDS encoding SxtJ family membrane protein: MSATERRNNALPGRIGKGQAVDTGMALVLVCLLIGLFRGRAGWFWAAAGLLVLNMTVPAVFGPAARVWLGLAHLLGSVMSRVLLSVVFLLVVAPVGLLRRALGKDTLRLREFKKDDTSVFLTRDTTFGPADLERPY; this comes from the coding sequence ATGAGCGCGACGGAACGTCGAAACAACGCCCTCCCCGGACGGATCGGCAAGGGGCAGGCCGTGGACACGGGCATGGCCCTGGTCCTGGTCTGTCTGCTGATCGGCCTGTTCCGCGGGCGCGCGGGCTGGTTCTGGGCCGCCGCCGGGCTGCTGGTCCTGAACATGACCGTCCCGGCGGTCTTCGGGCCCGCCGCACGGGTCTGGCTCGGACTGGCGCACCTGCTGGGCTCGGTCATGTCCCGCGTGCTGCTCAGCGTGGTGTTCCTGCTGGTGGTCGCGCCGGTGGGGCTGCTGCGCCGGGCCCTGGGCAAGGACACCCTGCGGCTGCGGGAATTCAAGAAAGACGACACCTCGGTCTTCCTGACGCGGGACACGACCTTCGGGCCCGCCGACCTGGAGCGGCCGTACTAG
- a CDS encoding DMT family transporter, producing MIQLLLGAFLISFSPVFVKLAHVPADVSAFYRMFFGGLGLALGLLLRGERLLPPRGVLPATLACALFFTLDLMCWHRGVLYLGPGLATVLGNFQAFLLAAHGVLVLKERPGPRFLASIPLSLAGLTLMLGPQWPGSTEGFRLGVAFGLLTAVWYALFLLSLKRAAARPERPDPMSVMAVVSLGSALLLAVQVTATGQSFAIPDGRSWAALLAYGILGQFVGWVCITTGLKRARAALAGLVLLAQPALAYVWDLTLFRKPFTVLEIVGVGVALAAIFLGATAREAEGKG from the coding sequence ATGATCCAACTCCTGCTCGGCGCATTCCTCATCAGCTTCTCGCCGGTGTTCGTGAAGCTGGCCCACGTTCCGGCCGACGTCTCGGCCTTCTACCGCATGTTCTTCGGCGGCCTGGGCCTGGCCCTGGGCTTGCTGCTGCGGGGCGAGAGGCTTCTGCCCCCGCGCGGGGTGTTGCCCGCGACCCTGGCTTGCGCCCTGTTCTTCACCCTGGATCTCATGTGCTGGCACCGGGGCGTGCTCTACCTGGGGCCGGGGCTCGCCACGGTGCTCGGCAACTTCCAGGCCTTCCTGTTGGCGGCCCACGGCGTGCTCGTGCTCAAGGAGCGGCCGGGACCGCGCTTCCTGGCCTCCATTCCGCTGTCCCTGGCCGGACTCACGCTCATGCTCGGGCCCCAGTGGCCCGGGTCCACGGAGGGCTTCCGGCTGGGCGTGGCCTTCGGCCTGCTCACGGCGGTCTGGTACGCCCTGTTCCTGCTCTCGCTCAAACGCGCGGCGGCGCGGCCCGAACGGCCGGACCCCATGAGCGTCATGGCCGTGGTCTCCCTGGGTTCGGCCCTGCTCCTGGCGGTGCAGGTGACGGCCACGGGCCAGTCCTTCGCCATCCCGGACGGCCGGAGCTGGGCCGCGCTGCTGGCCTACGGCATTCTGGGGCAGTTCGTGGGCTGGGTCTGCATCACCACGGGCCTGAAACGGGCCCGGGCGGCCCTGGCCGGGCTGGTGCTCCTGGCCCAGCCCGCGCTGGCCTACGTCTGGGATCTGACGCTCTTCCGCAAGCCGTTCACCGTCCTGGAAATCGTCGGGGTGGGCGTGGCCCTGGCGGCCATCTTCCTGGGCGCCACGGCGCGGGAGGCTGAAGGCAAGGGTTGA
- the sfsA gene encoding DNA/RNA nuclease SfsA: MLLPFAKPCEEARFVSRHKRFTVLVERGGERFAAHTNNTGSMLGLLRPGGRIWLSESANPARKLRHTLEITDFHGTLVGVNTSTPLRLLRRAVEAGRLEGVAGCEGFRAEVARGNSRLDALLEGPRGRLWVECKNVTLVEDGGVAMFPDAVTERGLKHLRELAAAVEDGDRAALFFCVQHGDGRCFGPAWSVDEEYSRTLYEVVDKGVEVWAYRALVSPRGIDLGERLPLVLP; the protein is encoded by the coding sequence ATGCTGCTGCCGTTCGCGAAGCCGTGCGAGGAAGCGCGGTTCGTATCCCGCCACAAGCGGTTCACGGTGCTGGTGGAACGCGGGGGCGAACGCTTCGCCGCGCACACGAACAACACGGGCTCCATGCTCGGGCTGCTGCGGCCGGGCGGGCGGATATGGCTCTCGGAGTCGGCCAATCCGGCGCGCAAGCTGCGGCATACACTGGAGATCACTGATTTTCACGGTACGCTGGTGGGAGTGAACACGTCCACGCCGTTGCGGCTGCTGCGCCGGGCGGTGGAGGCCGGACGCCTGGAGGGCGTGGCGGGCTGCGAGGGGTTCCGGGCCGAGGTGGCGCGGGGAAACTCGCGGCTGGACGCGTTGCTGGAGGGGCCCCGGGGGCGGCTCTGGGTGGAGTGCAAGAACGTGACCCTGGTGGAGGACGGCGGGGTGGCGATGTTCCCGGACGCGGTCACGGAGCGGGGCTTGAAGCACCTGCGCGAACTGGCGGCGGCGGTGGAGGACGGGGACCGGGCCGCGCTGTTCTTCTGCGTGCAGCACGGGGACGGCCGCTGCTTCGGCCCGGCCTGGAGCGTGGACGAGGAATATTCGCGCACCCTGTATGAAGTGGTGGACAAAGGCGTGGAGGTGTGGGCATATCGGGCGCTGGTCTCGCCCCGGGGCATCGACCTCGGGGAACGACTGCCCCTCGTGCTGCCCTGA
- a CDS encoding VOC family protein — MPSFTGINHLAMATGDMDATIRFWRDLLGMRLVAGLGHPGYRHYFFEIAPQDMIAFFEWPKVEPGALKDHGAPVAGPHTFDHVSFGVESDDDLWELKDTLEAAGFWASEIIDHGFIHSLYSFDPNNIAIEFSAPVAAVDVRAHPVNTDTAPSPAAQEGPEPQSGHWPPPTPTPAADRAVYPGEGQAIVEALKKRGKI, encoded by the coding sequence ATGCCCAGCTTCACCGGCATCAACCATCTGGCCATGGCCACCGGCGACATGGACGCCACCATCCGCTTCTGGCGCGACCTGCTCGGCATGCGCCTCGTGGCCGGACTTGGGCACCCGGGCTACCGCCACTACTTCTTCGAGATCGCGCCCCAGGACATGATCGCCTTTTTCGAATGGCCCAAGGTCGAGCCCGGCGCGCTCAAGGACCACGGCGCGCCCGTGGCCGGGCCCCACACCTTCGACCACGTCTCCTTCGGCGTGGAGTCCGACGACGACCTCTGGGAACTCAAGGACACGCTCGAAGCCGCCGGATTCTGGGCCTCCGAGATCATCGACCACGGTTTCATCCATTCCCTCTATTCCTTCGACCCGAACAACATCGCCATCGAATTTTCCGCGCCCGTGGCCGCCGTGGACGTACGCGCTCATCCCGTGAACACCGACACCGCGCCCTCCCCCGCAGCCCAGGAAGGCCCGGAACCCCAGTCCGGCCACTGGCCGCCGCCCACCCCCACCCCGGCAGCCGACCGGGCCGTGTACCCGGGCGAAGGCCAGGCCATCGTCGAGGCCTTGAAGAAACGCGGGAAAATATAG